tgtaaaaaatcatctggatcggtcaggccattgtaagtacccaacgtgctaggtatctttggtgctgatggaaacgggtatgcggatatatgcggaggaaacttgtcaaaggtagtcggtagctcgaagggtggtttaacaggatcccctttcaagtttgcaaagaaacgcttcatcatgtcctgaacaaagtcaggttgtgaaaataagtgaaccatatcaggaggtgcggcctgcatgaattgacttgcaagatttgcctgcccttgaacattttgccaaggttgaccctgcgtctgcggatataaccaaggctgctgcgttggaaaagagggataacttgaagacgcagagtacacaggtggctgtaaaggaagcgaaacctgtggcgcagatatctgcgaaacttgaggatacacacttaaaagcccaactgtatgcgctgtgctttgctgctgcgctgttatcggcgcccaatgagagtttgcatctgggatgacaccaaatccccaactattaagtaacgcctgcgcatccgcaggagttaaaaattgtgaaactgggcgcggtggttgccaaggttgcaacggtgtaaatgacgaattctgctgaatgctctgcgtatgcagaggtattgaaacagtggtactgtaaataggtacctggccgcagcaaaccacatgcagccccgttgttccaccgctagtgcctgcaaagatgacccttggatccactgacgaaaagtccagccgcgtggttgtgactggtgagtttgctcttggcggtgtgaccccgtctgaatatatcggcttgtacctctgaaaaggttcgccggatataggtggagggtatatcgtgtaccccgcctgaatagcggcccccgtagtcataaccggtgtatgttgactaccagacggtgcgttctgaacatctgtttgggtatgttccgatgattcctcggaagtcatgatactgttaaagaaaaaatttaaaaattttgtaaataacgagtcatacaattcaaaaccttaaaagaaaaagcaattaaacagtcttgaattaattcgactctcaatgaaagcaccacttgatcatgcatattttaaccgtggggtttaatatgcctgctcaatacataaggaggggtttaaggatcttaaaacgtggctctccggtccggctaccgtgaataaccctggccgacatgatgatgtcggcggggtggccaagtgattaagtccacctctgataacggtcgtcgatcaagaggccccaaataaggtcgtaggtactagcttacgaaagactaacctgttaaccttgaagagatgctgaatgatgctgttttgcgtaatgtatttcgtgtgcgatagttacgtaatatgccgtgtctggtaaatgatgattagggttgtatttataggcaaaccctaattctagaaccgtcccagatcacgttaatctcatccataactgactcccccgaatcacggatataattatggaaaagatatttacttgacagctaagcaaccgccgtaccgggaacaaaggaatcagatacaatccgcataccgcataccgcacacaagcacacgcatacgcatactattaagcgcccgcatgcatatgaggtgcgcatgcgggttgcggtatcattaagaTTGATGAACGGAGGAGGGTGTACAGTAAGCGCGTTGCTGAGGATTTGGATTGTGACATGGTGGTTAGGGTTTTGATGGAGTAGTGAAAAACCCTACAAACACTGGTTTGTTGTTACTACGAAGAAGATGAAGATCGTTGGATGGAATTGGGAAATGAAAGAGGGGTTTAACTTGTAAATATTGTGAAGTTTAAGTTAGACCCTTAAAGAATAGATGAAATTTATTTATGCCCTTATACGAGGGTAATGAAACTCGAATAATTTGTTGACGTCATGATGCATGGGGATCAGTGGATCACAATGATCGCCCCCGAATCAATGTATATTCGCTTGATCCATCCTCTTAATGCTATGAATAATCAAAATATATCAATATTGTATATCCCACTCAAGTTTTTGTAGCTTGACCGGGACAAACGACAATTTGCATATGTTGAGACTTAGTACATTAATTGATAAATGAATTACAAATTAATTGTCCGTAGTCGAAAATGCCATTAACAAAAAATTATTACTCCTCCTATCTACTAAATTCCACTCAAGTTTTTGTAGCTTGAGTGGGACAAACAACAATTTGCCTATGTTGAGACTTGGTGCATTAATTATCATATGGGATAAGTGAATTACAAATTAATTGTCCGTAGTTGAAAATGCCATTAACAAAAAATTATTGTTTAACCAAAAAAATGTGGTATGGAACAATAAAAAAATAACGTGAACAGTAAATCCCAAGTTTCAAATGATATATCATTAATATATGGATATGAATGTTGGTGATTAGTAGATTCGTTGGAAGACCGTGGTACACAATGTCGTTGGATAGCATATTTGATGACGGAGCCCAAATCCTTTTTTGATGTACATTACTGATAAAAAGTGGTACattgtattaattaattaattaattttggttTGTCCATTTTATTGTGAAAAGGTATGTCATGAATATTAGGGAGTGTGATGTGTTAAGTGATAGGAAGAAGTTGCTGATGTGGCACAATGTGGTTGTATGACGGTTGTCATGGATAAGAGTAGTCTTAGAGTTATGGGTGTAGATTAAATGAGATCGAATGGGACAGGGAAACACTGAAACAATGGAAAAATAGAACAATGGAACAATGAAAAAAACAATTGCACGTTACGACTCGAACCAGTGTGTTTCCGTTAACAATTGAGCAACTCCGACCATCCAAGCCGGGGAACGTTTTGCACATTAACTCGATAATAAGAGTAATATGAACTAAAATTATCtggtttaaaaaataaaaaattaggaTGAACACTAATGACATAGTTTGTAATGTAAtgatatatagtataatataatattattgatCCACATGATAGCAACGGAAAGTTAAGAGGGAGTTACAATTTCTTCAAAATTACAGTAGTTTTTAAAAGCATAAGCATGTATTAGTTTTCAAAATTAGTTTTTGTACTTAAAGTGAGATCCACATAAAGTCATCTAATCACATCACAAAATGTTACATAAAGACAAACATTGAGTACCTGTGAGAGCAAAGTGACTTGACATGATGAGTTCCAAAGTTCTAAGTATCGTTTTGGTGCCAACTACGTGGGCGGGATAACAATATGCATTTGTTGTACTATGTTCTTATAAGAACATTTGTCATCGCTGACGTGTGAAGTGCTTTCTTCAACTTTATCTTCGACTCAATTGAAGAAATCCTGCCAAGACAATACATCAGcaaccttgtgttgtagctcatgtgatAGTGGTATGTCTCTCTTAGCAAGAGGTCAGTAGTTCGACTCCCGTGaagtgcaacattgcacacaaggttgcccattaacccttgaattccactcaagggtgccttccgcacatcgcgttgcgggggcagtcggagagggggttttaccgcccatgccctcggattgagCCGGATTTCTTCCTGGGCAGCAGTTGGGGGCGTGTTATGCAACTGCGGAAGATGAACGCTAGGGTGATTTAGTAGGCACATATATCTTTCTTAGTTTCATGCTAGCCTAATGAATTGAATATGAATAAAAGTCAGTCTTTTAGTCTCCCTGGGTGATCTCGAACTAGTGTTAAAAAAAAATCAGTTTTAATTAATATCCATCGTACTAAGAGACCTCTTGGGCATATTCTGTTATCTATCAATTTTGATAATTCTTCAGTTTAAATTAATAACATTGTTATAGAAGTTCCTGACTAAGTCAACTTCCTCGACTATGCCAACTAGTCGAGATTTGCCAACTAGTAGAGAGTTTAAAGTATCTGATTACTATGCCAATTAGTCAAGAATCCGATTTGTCTCTGGCCGATTTATTCGATTAAAGTTGTCAAAAATtcaatttaatcggttaaagtcAAATTTGTTAAGACAACGTAACTCACACAGTCAAAGTCAAGTTGATCAATATCCAACTAATCCCAACTAGTCTCGGACTTGGGGGATTAACTGAGCTGAATATCGGAAGGTACAAAGTGTGCAATTGTACATGATCCAATATTCAAAAAGGTCCAAAATATAACGCCGATAATTAAATACTGAGTATATTTATTTTTTAAGGATTTTACACTTAAAAATCTAAAGATATAACTATTTTAAATTGACATTGCGTTTTTTGCAACTGATGTTTTAACTGATGCCATTACTTATGATGTTTTTCTAATATTATTGAACTTATCATATATAAAAGGAAACTTTCTTATACACAAGGCCTACTTTCTTATATTGAACCGGGGATGGCCCTGCAGATTAATCACAATAAGGTCAAAATCGACTGATTTCCGATTCACGACTTTCACAACCTGGATAAATAACCAATTTGCTGATATAAATATACACATATGATGACTAATAATCAAGAAGGATAAGCTACCATCAAAACGTAAATAAGCAATTCACCATGAAAGAGAAAATTTCAAAGCAAAAGTTTTAATATAAGAAAATCCGCAACTTAATTCATCAATAACAGATATTCAGGTGACTGGTTCACATATTGAAACAATCTATCTAAATAGGATTATAATTGGAGGTGACGCGTATAAAGAACCACAAGCTTGATGCCTGATTTTGCCAACAATTGGTATTCAAATCAacaaaaattatacgacacacgtaTACACCTATCGAGAAAGCCAGAACTTTGGGGCCATCAGTTCTCGATCAGCAGCAGAACCTTGTTTTGCGATCTTTTGAATACGTGAAGAGAACTCCTCAGCCTGGTAAACATTACGACAAGAAATTAGCATTTCAATATTGTGTTATAGAAAATAGCAAGTAGATAATGTTTGCAATTAAAGTAGAATAGAACGAATGTTAGGTTTCAGACAGACACAGGGACTCTTTTATATGAAAGACGCTAAATAGTTGGTGGCAGAATGAATTAAAGACATTCAGTTGTCACGGTTAACCTTTTGATAAGGAGGTAAGCTTGACTTGTCAATCTTATTCAATAAGTGATTTTGAAAGTTATTAGTGATATACAGAAGAGTGGACCTTAGACATAAAATCGACCTGTAAGCACAATAATTAAGGTTTTAAGTTTCGAAGGTTGCAGCTAAATGAAGCAACTCGGCCCATATTAAGATATGTGCGTCAAAGTTGCCATCTCTCGACTATTAATTAAAGGCAATGCAATATGGAAATGAGAGGTTTTTTGGAACATAATGTGGTAAAATGGGTCGCTCAGGTGGTATAGTGACGAGGCAACACTTGTTTGTGTCAAAAAGGTGATTTCTTGTACTACAGAAAAACAGGGGTTGACCTGAAACATTCATACCCAAAGTACTTTTTATATAGAATAGAATAGCTAatttcatatatcatatatatatatatatatatatataaattactgttcaagatatatattttaaataaaaatccgTCAAAAACAAATTATACTTAAAAACAACTTCAGCCTGTTGACCCATTACCTTAACCTAATTTATATTTTACCCAATACAAATCAAACATAACCCAAATTGACACATTTtcacagaaaatataaataaattagaaAGAATGCACTACCAGCATCAACCAATAATAGATGGATAGCAATGAATTACAAGATTGAATGTGTGTTAGAAAAAGCCTAACCTTTTCATCGATCCACATCAACGAACTTAATTGGTTGTTAAGGATACGAACAACGACATCTAGCGGGGTCATACCATCGGTTACTTCAAGTTCTCCAGCCTAAATGGGACACACAATGTATAAACATCAACCCAAAGGTGTAATACAATATCCTTTCATAGTTAGATTTTCAATCATATAAAATTACTAAAAGAATGTATCATATATTGACTAACAGTCTGAACACATTCATTTGACTGTATACTTCAGTAAATACAAGTAACAGGAATAAATAAATTTGAAAAGAAAAAAGCCATCGAGATTTGAATCCATAGTAATTAATAATTTGATTTTAAAGAGGGAAGGAGAGGGCTTAATTGAAATTATTAAAACTTCACCTGATTGGCATTGAGAGTCTGGATAACAGATTTTATTTGTTCTGTCATCtgttccatttctctctcaataaATTCAGCCTGCTCGTACCTGAagttaagatgatgatggtgattatgattatgatattaataatcaattttaataataataaaacatgtgACCAGCATAACATTATTACGTATAGATTGAAATAAGTGAAGTACTCACATTGCATCCCTGGTCGAAGCAGCTTCGTCATCAAGAAGTAGACCATGCTCGTCTTTGTATATTCTCTCCGCTTCTTCTTCCACACTTTGTAAAGACTTGTCAACCTAAGTGATGTAGCAAGTAACAGGAACTATATATAGTCGAGTAAAGATGAAAAGACCTAAAAATCAACTTGAAGCTGGGCCTAATACATTCATCGTCTCACACATGGCATAGATGATTTCTCACTTATATTTATCATATGTTCATTTCCATGCGTATAAATCTATCTTTATCTCAATGTTCAGCCGCAATCATTTCTCATGTAGGTATCATGATACTCTGATAGCCAAATAATTATATAGAAGACAAGCTATAGAATAGGTTGATGTAAATTCGTGAATTATAAATAACAAAAACATATGCACAAAGGACCAGAAACTCTTAGAAGTGAACACTGTGATTCATGATTACCCTATACAACATCTGAGCAGATTAATTAAACAAAATGCAAttgttaaaatattaaatataataaaatcatCTTCAACAAGATAATGATCAAGTCACAAGCAATCTTTTATTACTGTTATCCAAATATCATGCTTATGTATTATACAATAAAAGTCAAAAAACAAGAACTTCGTCAAAATACCTCTTGTTGATGAGTCTCAATAAGCTCTAACTGTCGCTCAAGGTTTGATTGAGTCTCAACAACTTTTGCAACTTCTGCCTGAATAAAGGACAACTCAGCATAAATGTGAGGCAGCAACAAAGAAACAATTCAACATCTCAGGATATCTTAGGTCCACTGAAGGTCTAATGACTGCATGGAAACATTTAGTAAATCAAACTTATGCCACTAAAGTATCAGAGAGAATATGACTCACCTCAAGCTTAAGTAGAACATCTCGGTTCTGCAAAATTCTCTTGTCCCACTCGGCTATTGCATTAGCTTGCTTCCTGAACTTGCCAGTTCGTTCCTGGAGCTCCGCATTCCACTCCTTGATGATCTGTAGAGAAAACACAAAAAATGAGAGTTTTCATATTAGCAACAGAGAAAACCGCAATTTACAAAGTTACTAAATCAGAAACTGAAATGAATTCTTGAGTTGGAGAGaaagagaaagaaaaagaaaaattaatAAACTTTTTCAGTGTTCTCATGTTGGAATAAAATAAAAAAGCAATAAGTTTCCTTCCAACTCTTCTCTATTTAGTGTCTACGCCCAAAAAGTACCCGAAAGACAACCAAAAAGAACACGACCAAGGTAAATGAAAAACAAAAGGCTGTCGACATGCAAAATGACAAAACGGGATGACTAATCGATTACAGGAAATATAATCAAGCCAATTTTGAACCAAATTTCAAAAATAGTGATAGCAAGAGATAACAAGAACTTTGTATAATTGTATGAATACCTCTTCAACAGTCTTTCCCGTAATTTCAGAGGGTAACTTCGGTGCAGAGGCAACAGGTGTGCTGACACTTGTAGTTGTCCTGGTGGCAAGAAGGCTCAGGTTAGACATGAAGTGCACAGAGATTAATCTTGCAAACAAGTTATGTAATACGTGGAAGTTTTTACTGATAAGACAATATATAAACTATTTGACATAAAAATCAGGGCTTTAGAACCATATGAAATCATTTTACACTATATCTGAAAATCACTTCATCATCGACTTTATTCATTATAATTTAAATTtgtataccaatagtaaaacaAAATATAATCTTTGAGATTAAGTATTGTATACTTTAAATATAGTACATAAGAAGGTCATCAGCTTTATGCACATTTAAAAACCATTATGAGATTGTATTGATGACTGACCCACTGCTGGAAGATACAACCAGTGCAGATGACGTTTGAGCAGTAGTCGTTGTAACAGTCGAAGTGGTTGTTGTGGAAGCAGAAGCACCTGGAGAAAGATTTTAGACACAAAAATACATGTTAGAAGTGAAGATGGTCCAAAACCAATAactaatataaaaaaatttaatacaTTGGGCCAAACAGGTAGTTGGgcattatcaaaataagtaagccATAGTAATCTGCACAAAGACAGCCAAAATTCATCGAACACCATGAAATAAGTTAAAATTGTTGAAACGCTCTCCATAATATGTGATAAAGAacataaggacattacttgaaatCCCAATTAAGAGTGAATATAAGAAGTTTGCAGAGAAAATACTACAAAACATAACCAGCTAATAAGTTAGTTGATGGCTATATATTTTGTCTTTCAAAAACCATATGAGGATATGTGCTCATTCTCACATGAGTAGCTTCACATGATAAGAAATCACCCGAAGGCATTGTGAACTTCTACCATATAGACTCTAGAAAGAGTAAATTTAGGTAACTTCATGCATCGCAAAAGACAACAGCAATTCTCTACGTAGTATTTAACAAATCATGACTCGAAAGATAACCACATCAACAATATCTAATACACATTTTAATATCTGAGTTATAAGCAAACTGGTAATGTTTACCCAATTCATTTGATTTATAGTTTCTCAACAGTTTGAAACGGATATTTTTATATCTGTACTCTGATGATAACAATTTAGAAGGAACATGCTGAAGGAGACATATGAGATATATCACAGTACTTTATGCAAACTAGAGAAAAACTtcttaaaaaaagaaaaaagagaCCTTGGGGTAGAGGTAGAGAAAGCATACAATATGTTAGTAGAACTGAAAAAATCAATTAATGCTAGAGGGATTCTGTGTTAGTCCAAAATCCATAGTTTGTGTAGAATTAGAATCTGAGGCCAAAAACTAGTAAGATTCTCTGTATTAGTTAATAACTCAATAGATATTTTACAAAACTATCACGAGCATGTCATGACACAAACGTTGCTTGTATTCACCCTAATtaagtaaatttattaacttactcTATTTTAGAGTATATCAAAAATAAACATGTAATTTCATTCGATCACGCATTATCTTAGGTAGGAAACGTATCTATGATATTCATGATTAAAAAACTTTTAGTATGCCTAGACAGGTTATTTGGAAACATATACTTCAGTTGGTAAAACATGTAATGTTAAGTTTATCTAGCATGCGTTTTCTCTGCATCATACATGGGATTTCATTGCTACTATGACGTCAATACAACTTAAGACTATTCATAAGACAAACTCCAAAAGGTGTTGTTATATGGATTCACGTGCAATCATTCACATATATACAACATATTGGATACTTTCATTAACTTAGAATCGCACACAACTGAAAATTTATTCTAACAAGCTTACTAAACAAAGATGGAGCAGCAGTCGACTGTGGCTGTGATGATGTTTGAAATCCCAAAAAAGAACTTGACGTTTCACTAGATGATGAAGCAACAGTAGTAGGGCTTGCAAAACTAGGCACGGATCCAGCAGTTGTAGAAGTTGTAGTACTAGCTGAAGACGCCACACCAAATGCTGGAAATGCAGGAGCAGAAACTCTAGTACTAGCTGTAGACGTTGTAGTGCTAGCCGAAGATGGTGCGCCAAATGCAGAGAATGCAGGAGCAGAAACTCCAGCACTAGTTGTAGATGCTGTAGTACTAGCCGATGATGGTGCCCCAAACGCAGAGAAGGCAGGAGTCGAAGCAGCACTAGCCGTAACGGCTGCAGTCACTGGTGAGGAACCTGTTATAAAACCAGAACCCAAACTTAGAGACGACTGAAGCCCAGTTGATGATGCCACATTTGTAAACGAAAAGCTACCAGCAGTACTCAACGATGAACCAGCACCAGTCGATTTCCCCAACGCTGAACTAGTCGAAAACGAGAATGATGGAGCAGGTGCAGAACCAGAAGATGCACCAGAGCTTGGAAATGAATAACTAGGAGCTGAAGAAACAGTTGATGTAACTGAACTCACACTTGAAACATTAGAAAATGAAAACCCTGGCGCTGAAGACGGATTAGACGCTGCTGTAACTGTACTCGAAATCGAGATCGAAGATGATGATCCAAATAAATTAGGAAAAGATGAACCTGTTGATGCTACTGCTGATGATGCACCGAATGCGGTTGAAGTAAACGGTGAAGCAACAGTACTAGTTGTAATTGAAGTAGAACCAAATAAGTTAGTTGAAGCTGTTGTAGTAGTAGTACCGGTGGAGCTAGAGTTGGATCCAAATATACCAGATCCGCCAAATGAAGAAGAAGACGGTGTTCCGAACAACGGCGAACCAGTTGCTGACGTGGTTGACGGAGCGGCGAAGCCAAACGCCGGAGGTGGAGCGGAGGGAGCGGCGGAAGACGGTGTGGAAGATGAAGAAGATGCGAATGAGAATCCGAATGAAGGAGTTGTTGATGATGCTGGTGCTCCGAatgtagggttagggttagggtttgtagTTGTGGATGAAGTGAATAGAGAAGGGGATGAACTAGGGTTTGAGGAAAACGAAAAAGGtgaggatgatgaagatgatgatgcgaATGGGAATGGAGGTGGTGGTGACGATGATGAGGTGGTTGGAGGATTTGTGGAAAATGAGAAGCCGGCCATTGTTGATGATTCTGGAGTTTAATTGAATTTTGAATCTAGGTGAAAGGGGAGGGACGATGAGGGTTTATGGAAATTTATCGAAGGTTTTGGCTGATTATGTCATATgagaaaaatgttttttttttaattgaataaacataaaaaataaaaaataatatagttaatatatctatctatcttcTATCTTCTATCTtctatatagttaatattaaaatcctataatgatgtcattattaggctaattcatttgttaagaaaaaattaaaaagaaaaagaaaaaaatctaagcatggtggatgatgtcattaatttaaataattttaaattaaaattaaatcttattaattaattattattattaaatcttattaataattattttaattattaaagttaaataattttgaattattttaattaattattttaaattgagtacgagaaggtataaaagctaggtagaagaaaataaattctaaatttatattttaaattacacttttAAATTAAAATGACAACCAATGGATGTAGATTGttcaatatgcattttaggtgtttgacgaAATGTTCAGTtggcgagtttcttagtcggattatgtggttccacgggtcattaaactaaataactttagcatttacgttcacttaatacctaaaacatatcatt
The window above is part of the Rutidosis leptorrhynchoides isolate AG116_Rl617_1_P2 chromosome 1, CSIRO_AGI_Rlap_v1, whole genome shotgun sequence genome. Proteins encoded here:
- the LOC139874803 gene encoding uncharacterized protein; translation: MAGFSFSTNPPTTSSSSPPPPFPFASSSSSSSPFSFSSNPSSSPSLFTSSTTTNPNPNPTFGAPASSTTPSFGFSFASSSSSTPSSAAPSAPPPAFGFAAPSTTSATGSPLFGTPSSSSFGGSGIFGSNSSSTGTTTTTASTNLFGSTSITTSTVASPFTSTAFGASSAVASTGSSFPNLFGSSSSISISSTVTAASNPSSAPGFSFSNVSSVSSVTSTVSSAPSYSFPSSGASSGSAPAPSFSFSTSSALGKSTGAGSSLSTAGSFSFTNVASSTGLQSSLSLGSGFITGSSPVTAAVTASAASTPAFSAFGAPSSASTTASTTSAGVSAPAFSAFGAPSSASTTTSTASTRVSAPAFPAFGVASSASTTTSTTAGSVPSFASPTTVASSSSETSSSFLGFQTSSQPQSTAAPSLFSASASTTTTSTVTTTTAQTSSALVVSSSSGTTTSVSTPVASAPKLPSEITGKTVEEIIKEWNAELQERTGKFRKQANAIAEWDKRILQNRDVLLKLEAEVAKVVETQSNLERQLELIETHQQEVDKSLQSVEEEAERIYKDEHGLLLDDEAASTRDAMYEQAEFIEREMEQMTEQIKSVIQTLNANQAGELEVTDGMTPLDVVVRILNNQLSSLMWIDEKAEEFSSRIQKIAKQGSAADRELMAPKFWLSR